Proteins from one Cicer arietinum cultivar CDC Frontier isolate Library 1 chromosome 3, Cicar.CDCFrontier_v2.0, whole genome shotgun sequence genomic window:
- the LOC101497836 gene encoding probable beta-D-xylosidase 2 translates to MAPSLSPFIVLFIVVLLQRTCESRDTFACDPKDGTTKKLPFCSVKLAIPERVKDIIGRLTLQEKVNLLVNNAAAVPRFGIKGYEWWSEALHGVSNVGPGTKFGALFPGATSFPQVITTAASFNASLWEAIGRVVSDEARAMYNGGAAGLTYWSPNVNIFRDPRWGRGQETPGEDPVLAGSYAASYVKGLQGTDGNRLKVAACCKHFTAYDIDNWNGVDRFHFNAQVSKQDIEDTFDVPFRMCVKEGKVASVMCSYNQVNGVPTCADPNLLKKTVRGQWGLDGYIVSDCDSVGVFYNSQHYTSTPEEAAADAIKAGLDLDCGPFLGIHTQDAVKKGLVTESDVNGALVNTLTVQMRLGMFDGEPSAQAYGKLGPKDVCKPAHQELALEAARQGIVLLKNTGPTLPLSTQHHRTVAIIGPNSNVTVTMIGNYAGIACGYTSPLEGIGRYARTIHQPGCVNVACKDDKNFGPALDAARQADATVLVIGLDQSIEAETIDRTGLLLPGHQQDLVSKVAAASKGPTILVLMSGGPIDITFAKNDPRIAGILWAGYPGQAGGAAIADILFGTANPGGKLPVTWYPQEYLKNLAMTNMAMRASSIGYPGRTYRFYKGPVVYPFGHGLTYTHFVQTLSSAPTLVSVPVHGHRHGNNTNISNKAIRVTHAKCGKLSITLHVDVKNVGSRDGTHTLLVFSAPPNGGAHWVPQKQLVAFEKVHVAANTKQRVRFNIHVCKFLSVVDRSGIRRIPMGEHSLQIGDDVNHSVSLQAEALGIIKS, encoded by the exons ATGGCTCCTTCACTCTCACCTTTCATTGTTCTGTTCATCGTGGTTCTCCTCCAGCGCACATGCGAATCACGTGACACATTCGCGTGCGACCCAAAAGATGGCACAACAAAGAAGTTACCATTTTGCAGTGTGAAGTTGGCGATACCGGAGAGAGTGAAGGATATAATTGGAAGGTTAACGTTGCAAGAGAAAGTTAATTTGTTAGTTAATAATGCTGCGGCGGTTCCGAGATTTGGAATAAAAGGCTATGAGTGGTGGTCTGAGGCACTTCATGGTGTTTCAAATGTGGGTCCTGGAACTAAATTTGGTGCTCTCTTTCCCGGTGCTACTAGTTTCCCTCAAGTCATCACCACCGCTGCTTCTTTCAATGCGTCTTTGTGGGAGGCTATTGGACGG GTTGTCTCGGACGAAGCAAGGGCAATGTACAATGGAGGAGCAGCAGGGTTAACTTATTGGAGTCCAAATGTGAACATTTTCAGAGATCCTAGGTGGGGTCGTGGACAGGAAACTCCCGGTGAGGACCCTGTGCTAGCCGGTAGTTATGCTGCTAGTTATGTTAAGGGGCTACAGGGAACAGACGGTAACCGGTTGAAGGTGGCTGCTTGTTGCAAACACTTCACAGcttatgatattgataattGGAACGGCGTGGATCGCTTTCACTTTAATGCACAG GTGAGTAAGCAGGACATAGAGGACACATTCGATGTGCCATTCAGAATGTGTGTGAAGGAAGGAAAAGTAGCAAGTGTCATGTGTTCTTACAATCAAGTCAATGGTGTCCCTACTTGTGCTGACCCCAACCTCCTAAAGAAAACTGTTCGTGGACAATGGGGACTTGATGG GTACATTGTATCTGATTGTGACTCTGTTGGAGTATTTTACAATAGCCAACATTATACATCAACACCAGAAGAAGCTGCTGCTGATGCAATCAAAGCAG GTTTGGATTTAGATTGTGGGCCTTTCCTAGGAATACACACGCAAGATGCAGTGAAAAAAGGTTTGGTAACTGAATCAGATGTAAATGGTGCTTTGGTGAATACATTAACGGTGCAAATGAGATTAGGGATGTTTGATGGAGAGCCATCGGCTCAAGCTTACGGCAAGTTAGGTCCAAAAGATGTGTGTAAGCCGGCTCACCAAGAGCTAGCCCTTGAAGCCGCTAGACAAGGAATTGTGCTTCTTAAAAACACTGGTCCCACTTTGCCTCTCTCTACACAGCATCACCGAACTGTGGCTATAATTGGGCCTAATTCTAATGTCACTGTTACCATGATTGGAAATTATGCAG GTATTGCATGTGGATATACAAGTCCCTTAGAAGGAATAGGAAGATATGCTCGAACAATTCATCAACCTGGTTGTGTAAATGTAGCTTGTAAAGACGATAAGAATTTTGGGCCTGCCTTAGATGCAGCCCGTCAAGCAGATGCAACAGTTCTAGTGATAGGCTTGGACCAATCTATTGAAGCTGAAACCATTGATAGGACCGGCTTGCTTTTGCCTGGGCATCAGCAAGATCTTGTTTCAAAAGTTGCAGCTGCATCAAAGGGACCAACTATATTGGTCTTGATGTCTGGTGGGCCTATAGACATTACTTTTGCGAAGAATGATCCTCGAATTGCTGGTATCTTGTGGGCCGGATATCCGGGCCAAGCTGGTGGTGCTGCCATTGCTGATATTTTATTTGGAACCGCTAACCCAG GAGGCAAGCTACCTGTGACATGGTACCCACAAGAGTACCTAAAAAACTTGGCCATGACAAATATGGCAATGAGAGCAAGCTCAATAGGGTACCCCGGAAGAACATACAGATTCTATAAAGGACCGGTAGTATATCCATTTGGACACGGATTGACATACACACACTTTGTTCAAACATTATCTAGTGCTCCCACATTGGTGTCAGTTCCCGTGCACGGTCACCGACATGGTAACAACACAAACATTTCAAACAAAGCAATTAGAGTGACCCATGCAAAATGTGGCAAACTTTCCATTACTCTTCATGTTGATGTTAAAAATGTCGGATCTAGAGATGGTACTCACACATTGTTAGTTTTCTCTGCTCCACCTAATGGTGGGGCCCATTGGGTCCCACAGAAACAATTAGTGGCATTTGAGAAAGTTCATGTTGCTGCTAATACTAAGCAAAGAGTTAGATTCAATATTCATGTTTGCAAGTTTCTTAGTGTTGTGGATAGGTCGGGGATTAGGAGAATTCCAATGGGGGAACATAGTCTTCAAATTGGTGACGATGTTAATCATTCTGTTTCACTTCAAGCAGAAGCACTTGGGATTATCAAGTCTTGA